A single Fundulus heteroclitus isolate FHET01 chromosome 4, MU-UCD_Fhet_4.1, whole genome shotgun sequence DNA region contains:
- the irx3a gene encoding iroquois-class homeodomain protein IRX-3a: MSFPQLGYQYIRPIYPPERQGIAGSARAGTELSPSGALSNVLSSMYGSPFAAAAQGYGAFLPYSNDISIFNQLGAQYDLKDGHGVQHPGFAPPHPAFYPYGQYQFGDPSRPKNATRESTSTLKAWLSEHRKNPYPTKGEKIMLAIITKMTLTQVSTWFANARRRLKKENKMTWTPRNRTDEEGNVYTSDHEGEEGDKREDEEEIDLENIDTENIESKDDLDEQDDLHSDIKLDGRSDSEISDGYEDLQGPEQRFLKAVGKEAKEAQRGGELFHGHHIHHPSLDIKASQPSVEQLKLNPVSASSPPSENNPAPAQKPKIWSLAETATAPDNPRKSPQVNGGGPTAAGGGGGGAATQAILGPHRLISSCPVGKIQNWTNRAFSAHQLALLNSNHYLGLANQATATSLALYSSRQTEDKSHSSDTSVTGTCPRH; the protein is encoded by the exons ATGTCTTTCCCTCAACTGGGATATCAGTACATCCGACCGATATACCCGCCGGAGCGCCAAGGGATCGCCGGCAGCGCCAGGGCTGGGACGGAGCTGAGTCCGTCCGGCGCACTTTCAAACGTTCTCTCCAGCATGTACGGATCTCCTTTCGCCGCTGCGGCGCAGGGCTACGGAGCCTTTCTACCTTACTCCAACGACATATCCATTTTCAATCAGTTG GGCGCTCAGTATGATCTGAAAGACGGCCACGGTGTCCAGCACCCAGGGTTCGCCCCCCCTCACCCTGCTTTTTACCCATATGGCCAGTATCAGTTCGGTGACCCGTCCAGACCCAAAAACGCCACCAGGGAGAGCACCAGCACTCTGAAGGCCTGGCTCAGCGAGCACCGCAAGAACCCCTACCCGACCAAGGGCGAGAAGATCATGCTGGCCATCATCACCAAGATGACCCTCACCCAGGTGTCCACCTGGTTCGCCAACGCCAGGAGGAGGCTAAAGAAGGAGAACAAGATGACCTGGACCCCTCGGAACCGCACCGACGAAGAGGGGAATGTTTACACCAGCGACCatgagggggaggagggggacaAGAGGGAAGACGAGGAAGAGATTGACTTGGAGAACATCGACACGGAAAATATCGAGAGTAAGGACGACTTGGACGAACAGGACGACCTTCACTCAGACATTAAACTAGACGGGAGGAGTGACTCTGAGATTTCGGACGGCTATGAGGATTTACAAGGGCCGGAGCAGAGGTTTCTGAAGGCGGTGGGGAAGGAGGCCAAGGAGGCGCAGAGAGGAGGGGAGCTCTTCCACGGCCACCACATTCACCACCCATCTTTGGACATCAAGGCGTCCCAGCCCAGCGTAGAGCAGCTCAAACTCAACCCGGTGTCCGCCAGCTCCCCGCCCTCAGAGAACAACCCGGCCCCGGCCCAGAAACCAAAGATCTGGTCCCTGGCGGAGACGGCCACGGCCCCGGACAACCCGCGCAAGTCGCCGCAGGTGAACGGCGGCGGGCCGACGGCggcgggaggaggaggaggaggggcggCCACGCAGGCCATCCTGGGCCCGCACAGACTCATCTCGTCCTGTCCCGTTGGGAAAATCCAGAACTGGACGAACCGAGCGTTCTCGGCGCACCAGCTGGCTTTACTGAACTCCAATCATTATCTGGGACTGGCGAACCAGGCCACCGCCACAAGCCTGGCCCTGTACAGCAGCAGGCAAACGGAGGACAAGAGTCATAGTTCAGACACTTCAGTCACAGGTACATGTCCCCGGCACTGA